In Nitrospirota bacterium, the genomic window TACGCCGAACTGGGTATTCGGCAAGGCCGGCAAGAACAGGGAATTCCCTCACATAGGTTCGCTCTCCATCGACAACGGGACCCTCACGTTCCGCGACCCATCGATCAACACCGACCTGTCGTTCGTGATCAACACATTGGCCGCCAAGGGCGAGAAGGATACCATTGTCGAGGCCGTTGGGAAAGGCACCTTCAGGGGAATGGACGCCAAACTCCAGCTCCGCGGCGGAGCGCTGCTTTCGCTGCGCCGAGCCGATCGGCCCTACCCGATCAAGGCGACCTTGATCGTGGGTAAGACCAGGGCCAGTATCAACGGAACACTGCTCGATCCCCTGAACCTGAAAAAAGAAAAGGTGAACTTCGTTCTCGAAGGAAGCGATCTTGCGCAGCTGTATCCGATCACCGGCGTACCCTTCCCGCCGACACCTGCGTACAAGTTATCAGGGTACCTGACCCATACCGGCAATATCTGGACATTCGAGCGCATCGAGGGGAAAGTGGGAAAGAGCGATCTGAACGGAGATCTGTCGGTGGACAATAGCAAACTCCCCCAGCTGATCACCGGCAACCTGGAATCGCGCAGCCTGGACTTGAAGGACTTGGGCGGCTTCATCGGCGCAAGCCCGGGGAAAAAACGGCGCGACAGGGTGCTGCCGACCAAGCCCTTCAACCTCGAAAAGATCCGCGCTGCGGATGTCGATGTCCTTTTCAAGGGCGAGGAGATCATTAACGAGGACCTGCCGATCGAAAAGATGGATGCCCATCTCATCATAACGGACGGGACGCTCGAACTTGCGCCTCTGAACTTCGAAACCGCCGGCGGCCATCTGGTCACGGCGATCACGATGGACGGGCGCAAGTCACCCATCATCACTCGTGCCGACATCACGGCGAAAGGCCTGCACCTGGCCGAACTGTTCCCGACCTCGAAGCTGACCGCCTCCAACCGGGGCATCATCGGCGGTCGCACAAAGCTCGACGCCGCCGGAGACTCGATCTCGCAAATGATGGGAACGGCGAACGGCGAGGCGGCGCTGATCATGGACGGCGGCAGCATCAGCGAGATGCTGCTCAGGTTATCCAACCTCGACTTCGCCAACTCGTTCCTGGTGCTGCTGGGCGGCGACAAGAATGTCCCGATACGATGCATGGTCGCGAACTTTAAGGCCGTCGGGGGGGATTTCAAGGTCCAGGACCTGGTGCTCGAGACGCCCAAGGTTAATATTACGGGAGACGGCGATGTGAACTTTGCCGATGAGTCGCTGCACTTGAGATTGGTATCGCGGTCGAAGGGGTTCAGCCTGGTATCGCTGCGGGGCCCGATCCTTGTCACCGGCACGCTCCTGAAGCCGAAGTTTAAGCCGGACACGACCAGTGTGGCAACGCGTGTCGGCGCCTCGGTGGGACTGGCCGCGCTGACGACAGGCATAGCGGGGCTGATACCACTTCTCGATTTCGGCGACAAAAAGGACAGCAACTGCGCCGCCTTGATGGATCAAGCCAGGTCGGATGCGGGCATCAAACAGGGCGATATCGCGCCGCAGTGAACGAGTGAAGCTGACCCCGGGGCTCTCTCCTTTCGTCGGTAACTGCATTGGAATTTTCATCAGGTGTTTCATGACTTGCAATGAGATGAATCGGTCACATTCTCCCTGAACTGTTTCAGGATTGCTTCGCGTTATTGTTCCTTTCTTTCCCCGTGTTTCCCCGGTCTCCGTGTCGGCCGCTTGGAGCCGGGGGATTGCAGGTCGCCGGATTCCTGATCCTGTTCATTCTTAGATGTTTTGAGAAGGGCACTTGCTTCTCATCCCCTGTCATACTATAATATCCTCGCTGAGGCACCAAATGAGCGAAGTCCTCCGGACTTTACAAAAGGTGTGCTTTCTCGGCTGATCGTTTTGCACCCCTGAGGGACCATTACCGACATGGCATTTACCGGAGATTTAGAACATCTGCCAATAATAGACATCATCCAGTTGGTCCACACAACGCGGAAGTCGGGCATTTTTTCCGTAAAGGCGGACAAGGGGGAGAGCAAGATCGTCTTCAGCAGTGGATCGATTGTCGGTGCAAATCACATCAATAACAGGGTACGCATCGGGACCGTTCTGGTAAAGTCGGGCGCCATAACGATCGATGATCTCAAGCAGGCATTGGGCGTTGCGAACGATGTTGCCGGGGACCGCAAACCGCTTATGGCCACGTTAATGCAGATGGGCAAGCTGAAGCGGGAAGACGCTCTGCGGGGACTCAAAAAGCTTGTCGAGATGACCATCGTCGAGCTGATGAGCTGGACCAAGGGTACTTTTACGTTCGATACGGAGACATTCGTCTTCTCTCCGGAAGGCGGGGCTGCGCTCGACGACACGGAGCAGGATGTGGGAGTCGACGCCCAGATGGTCTTGATGGATGCGCTTCGTATCTTTGACGAGCGTGAGCGCGACCGTGCGAAGGGGAAAGAGGTCCCGTCCTTTGAGGCGCTCTATGCCGATGTCCTTCCAACGGAAGGCGCCGGGGGAACCAAAAGAGAGCGCCCGACCATTACCGCGGATGATCTCGGGCTTGCCGATATCGACCGGCTGGAAAAGAGGATACCCCGGCCCGTTTCTGAAATGGCAATCTTCGACCCCGTCGAGATCCATCGCCAGAACATAAAGGAAATGCTCGCGGGTTTTTCCTTCGAAGAGCAGGAGGCATTTGTTTCTTTTCTGAGGAAATCCCTGGGTCATAAGGCGCCGCCCGACGCCGCGGCGCAGCAGGCGGGCAAGGCTGTCGTCATGTTCAGCAGTGACCAGCTGATCAGGCATTCGGTTCTGACCATCTGTAAAGAGGATGGAATGCCCGTATTTGCAACGGACGACGAAGCTGATCTCGAGCGGATTATATCGCAGTGTCTCTCTGCCATGAGAACGCCGGTGGTCGTTTTTGACAGTCCCGCGGGACCCGAAGTCGGGCTTCCCGAGGAAAAGATCGTTGACCTGCGGAGCCGGGTGAGGGGCAGGCACCCTTCGGTTCCTCTCCTGCAACTCGCCTCTCCCCGGGAGAGCAACTTCATCCTTCAATCATACAATGACGGCGTCTGGGCCGTTTTTCCGAAACCGCTCAAAGAGGTCCGGAGAGAAACGTACGTCGCGGATACAATAAAGTTTCTTACTACCTTCAAGTCGTACATCAAAGGTTTTCAGTACCGGCCCGATACCACCGACAGGTACGTGAAGGAGCTGAAAAAGGACATCAAATCACTTCGCGAGATCGCCACCCCTTCCGATGCGGCGATGGTGATGCTCGCAGCTGTTGCGGAAATGTTCGAGCGTTCGGTCACGTTTCTTGTCCGTCCTGCAGAACTGATCGGCGAAAGGGCCGTAGGAGTGAGCTCCGAAAAAAGCGCGGGACCGACTCCGGCGGACAGGCTGAAGATTCCGCTCTCAAAACCCTCAGTTTTCCGGGAGGCGCTCGAAAAAGGGCTGGCGTATTACGGCGAAAGCGGCGATGAAGCGCTCAAGGGACTCTTTCAGGAAATAGGCAAACCCCTGAGTCCGGTTGTTGTCCTGCTGCCCCTGATAAGCGATCGAAAGGTCGTAGCGGTCGTGTACGGGGATTTCGGCAAGAAAGAGGCATCCCCGGTTCAGCTCGATATACTCGAGATCCTTGCCCAGCAGGTCGGCATCTCACTGGAATATGCGCTATTCCGCAGACAGATGACGAAAGCGGCGCAAAAAACATAGAGGCAAGAGCAAATCACGGTCTTTGACACTGAGGACGCGGAGAGAGGCTATGAGAAAGGCGTATAACGCAGTTCTTTCAGGAGAAATGGGGAGATTGGGAGAAACGGGGAATGAATCTGACACGTGATCTTCTCCCCCTTTCGCCTTAACCTTCTCTCCTTCCCCTTGTGGAGGGTTGCTTTTCTTTGCGTCTTTGCGGCTTGGCACGAAAATATTCCAGCCGTTTTGAGAAGAATTTCATTCGCAACTGACTCAGAGTGAACGCGGAGGGACAACACCGTCATGGACAATGCAATCCTGAATCAGATCCTGAACATTGCCTTCGAAAAAAAGGTTTCGGACATCCATTTTGAGGTCGACAACCCCCCGATGTTCCGGGCGCGGGGCCATCTCATCCGCGCCAAGCTCGGGAACCTGACGAAACAGGATACCGAGTTCGTCGCAAAGACGGTCATGGAGCAGCACAGCCGCAAGCTGCCCGAAGACCTGAAGGAGTTCGATACATCCTACACCCTGGCGAACGTCGGCCGTTTCCGCGTGAGCATCTTCCGGCAGCGCGGCAACCTCGGCGTCGTCATGCGGGTCATACCCCATCAGATAAGCACCTTCGAGGAGCTGAATCTTCCCCCGGTCCTCGGCAGGATCACGCAGGTCCCGAACGGCCTGATACTCGTCACCGGACCGACCGGCAACGGCAAATCAACGACGCTCGCGTCGATGATGAAGTATATCAATGATCAGTTCGATTACAATATCATTACCGTCGAGGACCCGATCGAGTTCCTGTTCACCTCGAGCAAGAGCTGTGTCATTCAGCGGGAAGTGGGCATCGATACGGACAGTTTCAGCGTCGCGCTCCGGTCCGCGATGCGCATGAATCCCGACGTCATCATGGTCGGAGAAATGCGCGATCTCGAGACCATAGACGCCTGTGTCAAGGCCGCGGAAACGGGGCATCTGGTATTGTCCACGCTGCATACCCATAATACGGCCTCGACCATCAACCGGATCGTCGGTTATTTCCCGCCCGACGCGCAGGAGAATACCCGGCAGAGGCTTGCAGAGAGTCTCACCGCCGTCATATCCATGAGGCTCATACGGGGAAAGAGCGGCGAGACCGTTCTGCCGGTCCTCGAAGTGATGTATGCAACGCCCACCATCAAGGCCTGCATCCGGGACAATAAGCTCGATGAGATCGAGCAGTACATCGAAAAGGGGCGCGACGAGTACGGCATGCAGACGTTGGACCAGCATCTCATTCAGCTCTGCAGGGACGAGCTCATAACGCTCGATGAGGCAAAGCGCGTCTCCCGCTCAAAAGACCTCGAGCGAAAACTGATGTACAGTTAGGACACGAGACAGAGACGCAAGTATGACCTCAGAGCAGGGCGACAACCTCTCGCCCCGTACCCCGATCGCCTTTTGGGTCGCCGCGTCTGTTCCAGAACTTCCGCAAAAGACAAGAGGAGATATTCGGCCCGCAAATATGGCACTTATGAGGAGCATGCTTCTTGGAGCCTTGATGGCATTCGTCGCCTGCGCCTGCGGTTCCGGGGCTTCGGCAGAAGATGCGGGAAGGGAATTCAGGGTCGGGCTCATCGGCGCGGACCCGGGACAGATCTTGCAGGATTTCGATCCCTTCGTGGAATATTTGAGGAGCAGGCTCAGGGGTTCCGGGGTCCGGGACGTAACCGTCTTCGTCGCAAAAGACGTGGACCAGATGCACACCCGGGTAAAAGAAGGAAAACTGGATTTCATTCTCGCCTCCGCTTTCCCGATCGTTGAAATGGAGCGCGATGGGCTCGTGCCCACGGTCCTCGCCGTACAAGGAACGGACCGTGCATACCCCGCGGTATTTTTCGTACGAAGACAGAGCTCCCTGCGGGGCCTGGGCGATCTGCGGGGAAAGACCCTTGTTTTCGGAACACCCTCGTCCACGGCAGGGTACGCCATGGCAAAAGCCGTGCTGATCATGAACGATGTATCCGTGAGCGAAACCACGGCCGAACTCGCGCCCGACGGCGCGGTTCGCTGCGAGTTTGCCGGCGAGGCGATCAACCAGGCTTTCCGGGTCATCCGGGACCGGGCGGACGCCGGCGTTTTCAGCAGCAGCGACTGGTCAGAGCTTTCCCGGAAGGAACGGTCCCAATTGCGGATCATTCACCGCACAGCGCCGGTCATCAACCTGCTCGGCTCTTTTCACCCGTCTTTTCCTCCGGCCCTCAGGGAAGTCGTTGAGAATACGCTGGTCGACATGTCCGGGAACGGGAAGGGACGGGTTGCATTGGCCAGGGCGCTCCATATGACAAAATTTGAACGGCTGACGGAGGAGGACGGATACTCCCTTCTTCGTTTTAAGCGGCTGTTGTTTGCCACGGACTGACGCATGAGGATCAACATCAGCAAGAAATACGCCCTCTTCTTCGGTATCAGCAGCGTCGCGATCATGCTGATCCTGGTCGCATCCTTCGCCTTTATCATGGTCAAAAAGGGAGCGAAGCTCAGGAAGAACATCAAGGTCAATGACGCCATCTTTTACCGGGAGAGCCAGGGGAAAACGCTCTTCAATATCGCCCAGTACCTGGGACAGCATCTTTTTGTTCCGCTGTATCAGAGCGATATCGGCGCCGTCAACCGCCTGATCAACGACATGAAGCTCGGATTGCCGTTCACCTCGTTCGTCGTGGCCGACGCAAAAGGCATGATCCTGACCGACGGGTCCCGGCGGAATGACGCATTTGGAACAAAGCTTGACGTGGACCTTGCGCGGCTGAAGCAGCAACAGATCATCGTGGAGAATACCGAACAGGGGGAGCGCATTTCTTTCACGATTCAATCAAAAAATCACTTCGCCGGATACGGCCAGATCATTTATTCGAAAGCACCCCTGACATCGGCGATCGGGAAACTCCACGCGATGCTCGATTCGGAATGGATGGACTTCCGGACGGTGTTCCTGCGGATCAGCCTGATCGGCATCGGGGCGTCGCTGGCGATTGCGGCGCTGCTGAGCTTTCTGTTTTCCGGCACCATCTCCCGTCCGCTCGTGCTTCTGAAGCACGCCGCAAACCGCGTCGCGCAAGGCGACCTTGATTGCCGCGTTGAGATCGATACCCATGACGAGATAGGTGAACTGGCGGCGACCTTCAACCGGATGGTCGCGGACATGAAACGGTCGACCCAACAGCTCCAGGAGGTCAACCGGAAACTGCACGAAGTCTCCATCACGGACGGCCTCACGGGCCTGTGCAATTACGCGCACTTCATGGACGAGCTGATAAAGGAGGAGGCCCGGGCCCAGCGGAGCAATTCGAACTTCGGCGTCATCCTCTTCGATCTCGACCTGTTCAAGGCGGTGAACGATACCTACGGCCATGAAAAGGGGAACATCCTGCTCAGGGCGGTGTCCGACATCCTGAAGGCGAATGCGCGGCGGATGGATACCGTGGCGCGCTACGGCGGCGAGGAGTTCGCCATGCTCATGCCGGACAGCAAAGGCGCGGAGCGGGAGGTGGCCGAGCGCATACGGAAAAAGATCGAAGGCACGGAGTTCACGGGCATCGCAGACACCCCCGTCAGGATCACGATCAGCGGGGGCGTCTGCACCTATCCCCGGGACGCACAGAGCGTGAGCGAGCTGCTCGACAGGGCCGACAAGGGATTGTATATGGCGAAGACCGGCGGCAGGAACAAGACGTGCTATTACGAGCCGGCCGGGGCCTCGCAGGGGAGGGCGGGAAGCACCTAGACAGGGGAACCTGGCGGCGATAACTCAATCGTTCCGCCGGACCGCACACCCTGCAGTCAGGTCTCACCCCTTAATACATCCCGTTCAGGCCCGGGAAATAGGCTGAATAAGGAACGCAACCTTGGTAACGACGTCCTCTCCTGTTCATGGTCGGAGAAGATCCGCATTTCTTAAGCATTGAAAGGAGCCACCCTTGGGCGACAACAACCTTTTCTTTCTCGAATTTATCGAATGGTTCGACGAAACGGGCAAAGAGATCGTACACCGGATTCCTGAACGGGGCTCGGGTGAAATCAAGTGGGGCGCACAGCTTATCGTGCGTGAATACCAGGCTGCGGTATTCTTCTACAAGGGCAAAGCCTTTGACGCAATAGGACCCGGCAAGCATACGCTGAAGACGGGCAATATCCCTGTTCTGAACAAAGTGCTGGCAATCCCGTGGGCCATGAACAACCCGCTCCGGACCGAGGTCTATTTCGTCAACATGAATCTCTTTACCGACCTCAAGTGGGGCACGCGCGACCCGGTGGCGTTCAAGGACTCTGAACTCGGTCTGGTGCGCCTCAGGGCTTTCGGCATCTTCAATATGCGGGTGCTTCAGCCCGTGCTCTTCGTGAACACCATTGTGGGAGCGCAGGGAGCATATTCAACCGCCGACATCGAAGAATACCTCGGCCGGGTGATCGTCTCGCGGCTGAATGACGTGCTGGGCGAAAAGGTGGATACCATGCTGAACCTGCCGAAGCTCTACGACGAGATGGCGGAGGAGCTCATGAAGCGGCTGGCAGCGGATTTCAACCGCCTGGGGCTCGGCCTGGCCCAGCTTTATATCAATTCCATTACCCCGCCCCAGGAAGTCCAGCAGGCCATCGACGACCGGTCAAAGCTGAGCGCGCTTAACGACATGAACGCGTTCCTGAAGCTGAAGGCCGCCGCGTCCCTCGAGAACGTGAGCAGGCAGCCGGGAGGCGGTACTGCGGCCGGCCCGGCAGGCAACATGGCATCGACCATGGGCGCGGGCATGGGGCTCGGCATGGGCTTCATGATGCCCTCGATGATCGCCGGACTTTTCAAGGACCCCGCAAAGCCGGAGCTTCTGAAGCAGGCCCTCGTCTGTCCGGAGTGCGGGAACCCGATCGCGGCAGATGCAAAGTTCTGCGCGGCCTGCGGTCATCAACTCATGGTCGTTCAGCAGTGCGGCGCGTGCGGAACGGACCTCCCGCCGACTGCGAAATTCTGTCTCCGGTGCGGGGCGGCCGTTGACCAGAAGCCCGCACCGCGGAAATGTCCGCACTGCGGGACCGAGAACCTGAAGGACGCCACCTACTGCAATCACTGTGGAGAAAAGCTCTGACAACGGCTTGCTGATCCGGCACGAATGCCCCCAGTGCGGCGCGCCGATCACCCTGCTCGAGGATGATCGCATGTTCTGCTGCGCCTACTGCAGGGTGAAATTGTTCCTGTCCGGCCGGGACTTCTTCAGATTCACCATCCCGCCCGCCGAAGACGTCCAGGGGGAGATATTCTATGTCCCCTACTGGAGGTTCAAGGGCCTGGCGTACACGGTTGTGCCCTTCGAGGTCTCGGGCAAATATATGGACCAGACGTCCCTGGCCTTCGGTTCAGGATCGTTCCCGGCCACTCTCGGGTTCCGCACCCAGGTCCTGACGCTGCGGTTCCTCTCGCCCGATGCAGCCGGCAGGTTTCTTCCCACCAACGTCCCGATAAGCGATGCGTTCACCCTCGTTGAAGGTCATGCCGGCGGCGACGCGAACATGCTCCACCATGCCTTTGTCGGCAGGACCGCCAGCATGATCTACGCGCCTGTTTATGATCGGGACGGGACGATCTATGATGCCGTGCTGAAAAGACCGTTGTCCGCGCGCACGCCGGCGATCGCGGAAGCGCTCAGGACGGCGGCAACGCGGGCCGACTGGAGCGTGGAATTCCTTTCCACGCTCTGTCCCGAATGCGGCTGGCAGCTGACCGGCGAAAACGAAAGCGCCATCTTCATCTGCGGCAACTGCGTTTCCGTCTGGGAAGTGTCCGGCGGGGCCCTCCGGAGGGTCGAATGCATCATCGCTCCCGGCGGGGATGAGGGGCTGTTCTACGCTCCCTTCTGGAGGATCTCGGTCGGCACGAAGGTAATCGATCTCCGCACATACGGCGATTTTGCGCGGGCCGTCAACCTGCCGAAGGCGATCAAACCGGAGTGGGAGCGGCAGGAGCTGTTTTTCTGGTTCCCCGCGTTCAAGACGAGCCCCGATTATTTTTTGCGGATCGCCACGCTCCTCACCATCGACCAGCCCCAAGTCGTGAATGACGAAAAACGCATCTGGACCGGCAGGCAGTCCTTCGCAGCCGTCTCCCTCCGGGCGCAGGAGGCCGCGAACGGACTCAAGGCTGCGCTGGCGAAAATCGCTCCGAAAAAACTCTACCCTGATCTGCCCGCTGCGGAACTGACGCTGAAGAACGCTCAGATCGTGCTGCTCCCTTTTCGGCAGACCGGCGCGGAGTTCGTGGAAGTCAACCTGAATTTCAGGATGCCGCGCAACGTGTTTATTACTAACAGAGCGTGAGCGAGCTGCTCGACAGGGCTGACAAGGGATTGTCTACGGTAAAGACCGGCGGCAGGAACAAGACGTGCTATTACGAGCCGGCCGGCGCCTCGCAGGGGCGGGCGGGAAGCACCCATGCAGGGGACCTCTGAACGTTCTTAGGGAGACAGATTGCCGATGACCTTGGCCGGGATGCTGAACCGTTTGCTGTACCACTCGCCATCGCCTCCGCCCCAATTGATGCCGTCCGCGCAGTGGACGTCATCGCCGAAGAATTCGAGGTAGGACCCGTCGGTGAAGACCAGGAAGAACCGCCGTTTCGACCCGTAGAGCATGTTCGCATCGCACACCACGGCCTTGATGGTTTTCCCCACGATCTCGCGCAGTGCCAGTTCCGGCATGGCCATAGACGCCTCCCCTTCACGCACCTTTCAGAGTCTTCGGGAACAGCAAGCCCTATTATATACCAATCGGAAAGAAAGTTCCACGCGGCCCGGGAAGGACAAGGAGCTCTTCATCCCCGGCGTTCCTTCATGGTTCCCTTCTGCTCCGCCTTTCTTGCGTGCCCAAGCAAGGCGTCCCTCTCTGTGCCCCCAACGCGATTATGAGGAGATATCAAGTTGAAACTTCAGCTTAGATTTATTCTTTTTTCCTTGCACCCGGCAGGGACTTGGGCTATACTCGGTTTAAACAGGACCCCATCGGTCCTCTATCAGCCGTGCCAAGGAGGGAGCATAGTATGGATACCAGCGCCGTCGCCTCATGGGAGTACAAGAACGATTTCTTCTCCATCACGATTCACGAGTCCGAACACCGCCCCGGGAGCTACATCTTCTCCAGCGGCATCAGCATGCCCAGGTTCGACCCCATCTGCTGGGGAAAGACCGGGATCTGCTCCAACCCGGCATTCAAGGGCCTTCAGCTGCTACGGGCCGATGTCTCCCACTTTGCCCTCCAGCGGGGGATCGTGACGAAGAACGCCGTCAGCCCCTGCGATTCGACAGGCGGACACGGCGACGGCTGGTATCAGGAGAATGCCCTCTTGATCGAGGACGCGTCTCCCGAGGCTGTCCGGGAGATCCTGGAGTTCAGCGCACGGGACCTTGTCCAGACGGTGCTGACTGCCTGCTATCCGGATGTCAAAGTACCGGCCGGATCCCTTGATCCCGAAGAAATGCAGCGCTTCCTCGAATCTTTGAACGTTCCCAATTACCGTGAATTGGCTCCGCCGCCGATCGCGAAACCGCAGGCTGCTGCCTGACAGGCAGGTAAACCGTAATTGTAAGCAAGAAGGCCCGGGGATTTCCGGGCCTTTATTATTGCATGGGAGAGACGTGCCGCTGATAGTCGGGACGCTGCCTGGTTATCGCCATTATGGGAACATATTCAGGCAGCCATGCATGACGCTAAAGAAACGCCGGCACGCTTAAAATCGAGAATAAGGAAAGTTCTCTTTTCACGGGCGTGTATTGGAAATGATTCAGGACGGTCCCCGCTGTGTTATTGAAGCGGCCGAATGTCAATTCTAAAGTATGACCTGCTGGAAACCCCAAACTTGACATCGGGAGAGAAACGCGCTTTCATTGAATTGTGAGAAGAGAGATCACAATGTTTTCGCAAAGGAGAACTGCCATGGCAAAGAAAGAGACCAAAATGGACATGCAGAAGATCATGGAGATATACAAGAAAGTGGGAACTCCGGGCGAACCCCATAAATTGCTGGCAAAACTCGAGGGAAGCTGGACAACCAGGAGCAGGGGGTGGATGGAGCCCGACAAGCCGCCGGTGGTATCGACCGGCACGTGCGAGCAGAAGCTGATCCTTGACGGCCATTACCTGCGGCAGGAGTATACCGGGGATATGATGGGACAACCTTTCACCGGCATCAATATCCTGGGATACAACAACCATACGAAGAAATATGAGTCGATCTGGATCGATTCGATGAGCACTGCCATCTACTTCTTCGAGGGGACTGCAAGCGCGGACGGCAGGACCATTACGCAGAAATGCAGCTACGACGACCCTGTCAGAGGCCCCAGCGTGTGGCGCAGTGTGACGAAGATCAAGGATGACAATACCCAGGAGTTTGAGATGTTCATTACTCCCAAGGGAGGCAAGGCAGAGAAGATGATGGAGATGACGGTCAGCCGGAAGGAAGCCATCGCCCGCAAGGCGGCATAGGGCCGGCTACTATGGGGGGACGCTGCAAGTAGAGCGAGGCAACGTCCCCCAAGCTGTCCCGATCGCTTTTTCAGGAAAAAGGCTCAAGTCAACATTATGGACTGACCCCGGAATTCCGGTAAGACCTCCCGCCTCAGGATCGCTTTGTGGTCGCCGCGTCTGTTTCATTTCCCGGCGTCTCTTCGCTGCGCAACAGGTGCAACAGATACACCGAAAGGATGCAGTCAAAGGGAGAGCTTGGGCCCTATAGGTTCACAACAACAGCCCCGCGACGTTATTGTCAACCGCAAGACCTTTCTCTATGAAGTTCCCCGTCAAATGGCATCAACCGAAGTCCGGACGGTCCACCCGTTCGCCGGGGCTCGTGAAGAGGATCTGCTCGATCAGATCCCGAACGTGATCCTCGACTGTTGTCGGCACAGCGTGTATGTCGCTGGGCTCGAACGCTACCCTTTGCGTGCCGCGGTTCATGCTCCCCTCGACAAACAGGTGAAGACACCGCACCGGCACATATTTCTACCGGCAATGTGAAGCTCTGCAGGCATGCGGCGATCGTACATCCGCTCCCGGCGGCTGCAAAGTACCCTATCCCGATCGGCACGCGCTGCTCGTTGTCCGGACGGCGGGAACCAGGTGTCGTCATGCAATGCCTCGGGAATGCGGCGTCGATGATACTCTTGCTGTTGGCAGTGATGATTGCCGGACCCTCGCAGGGCTCCATCCGCCGGAACAGGTAACTCGTTTCCCGGTTGGCGTAGCGGCCGCGGCCGTGCTGCGTCTCTCTTCCTGCCTTTGATCTGGTTGTTCAAACCCTTCGCGATCCTCAACCGCCGCGCGCGATCGTAAAAAATTTACTCCTGCCGGGCCAGCCTCGCGATGTCAGGCACGTCAAGCACGCGCTTGTCAGGACCGCGCTCGACGCAGTTGATC contains:
- a CDS encoding AsmA family protein; the protein is MARRRKWLLGTGVALLLLVVIVSAFDWNVARPYIARQVTRSTGRGFEIKGDLEVHLSLWPRIIANDIVMGNAAWSNDPAMARIKRADFTISIPKLMIGRLSFPEISLSDFHLALDVNKDGTPNWVFGKAGKNREFPHIGSLSIDNGTLTFRDPSINTDLSFVINTLAAKGEKDTIVEAVGKGTFRGMDAKLQLRGGALLSLRRADRPYPIKATLIVGKTRASINGTLLDPLNLKKEKVNFVLEGSDLAQLYPITGVPFPPTPAYKLSGYLTHTGNIWTFERIEGKVGKSDLNGDLSVDNSKLPQLITGNLESRSLDLKDLGGFIGASPGKKRRDRVLPTKPFNLEKIRAADVDVLFKGEEIINEDLPIEKMDAHLIITDGTLELAPLNFETAGGHLVTAITMDGRKSPIITRADITAKGLHLAELFPTSKLTASNRGIIGGRTKLDAAGDSISQMMGTANGEAALIMDGGSISEMLLRLSNLDFANSFLVLLGGDKNVPIRCMVANFKAVGGDFKVQDLVLETPKVNITGDGDVNFADESLHLRLVSRSKGFSLVSLRGPILVTGTLLKPKFKPDTTSVATRVGASVGLAALTTGIAGLIPLLDFGDKKDSNCAALMDQARSDAGIKQGDIAPQ
- a CDS encoding DUF4388 domain-containing protein, translated to MAFTGDLEHLPIIDIIQLVHTTRKSGIFSVKADKGESKIVFSSGSIVGANHINNRVRIGTVLVKSGAITIDDLKQALGVANDVAGDRKPLMATLMQMGKLKREDALRGLKKLVEMTIVELMSWTKGTFTFDTETFVFSPEGGAALDDTEQDVGVDAQMVLMDALRIFDERERDRAKGKEVPSFEALYADVLPTEGAGGTKRERPTITADDLGLADIDRLEKRIPRPVSEMAIFDPVEIHRQNIKEMLAGFSFEEQEAFVSFLRKSLGHKAPPDAAAQQAGKAVVMFSSDQLIRHSVLTICKEDGMPVFATDDEADLERIISQCLSAMRTPVVVFDSPAGPEVGLPEEKIVDLRSRVRGRHPSVPLLQLASPRESNFILQSYNDGVWAVFPKPLKEVRRETYVADTIKFLTTFKSYIKGFQYRPDTTDRYVKELKKDIKSLREIATPSDAAMVMLAAVAEMFERSVTFLVRPAELIGERAVGVSSEKSAGPTPADRLKIPLSKPSVFREALEKGLAYYGESGDEALKGLFQEIGKPLSPVVVLLPLISDRKVVAVVYGDFGKKEASPVQLDILEILAQQVGISLEYALFRRQMTKAAQKT
- a CDS encoding PilT/PilU family type 4a pilus ATPase, translated to MDNAILNQILNIAFEKKVSDIHFEVDNPPMFRARGHLIRAKLGNLTKQDTEFVAKTVMEQHSRKLPEDLKEFDTSYTLANVGRFRVSIFRQRGNLGVVMRVIPHQISTFEELNLPPVLGRITQVPNGLILVTGPTGNGKSTTLASMMKYINDQFDYNIITVEDPIEFLFTSSKSCVIQREVGIDTDSFSVALRSAMRMNPDVIMVGEMRDLETIDACVKAAETGHLVLSTLHTHNTASTINRIVGYFPPDAQENTRQRLAESLTAVISMRLIRGKSGETVLPVLEVMYATPTIKACIRDNKLDEIEQYIEKGRDEYGMQTLDQHLIQLCRDELITLDEAKRVSRSKDLERKLMYS
- a CDS encoding phosphate/phosphite/phosphonate ABC transporter substrate-binding protein — protein: MAFVACACGSGASAEDAGREFRVGLIGADPGQILQDFDPFVEYLRSRLRGSGVRDVTVFVAKDVDQMHTRVKEGKLDFILASAFPIVEMERDGLVPTVLAVQGTDRAYPAVFFVRRQSSLRGLGDLRGKTLVFGTPSSTAGYAMAKAVLIMNDVSVSETTAELAPDGAVRCEFAGEAINQAFRVIRDRADAGVFSSSDWSELSRKERSQLRIIHRTAPVINLLGSFHPSFPPALREVVENTLVDMSGNGKGRVALARALHMTKFERLTEEDGYSLLRFKRLLFATD
- a CDS encoding diguanylate cyclase, which encodes MRINISKKYALFFGISSVAIMLILVASFAFIMVKKGAKLRKNIKVNDAIFYRESQGKTLFNIAQYLGQHLFVPLYQSDIGAVNRLINDMKLGLPFTSFVVADAKGMILTDGSRRNDAFGTKLDVDLARLKQQQIIVENTEQGERISFTIQSKNHFAGYGQIIYSKAPLTSAIGKLHAMLDSEWMDFRTVFLRISLIGIGASLAIAALLSFLFSGTISRPLVLLKHAANRVAQGDLDCRVEIDTHDEIGELAATFNRMVADMKRSTQQLQEVNRKLHEVSITDGLTGLCNYAHFMDELIKEEARAQRSNSNFGVILFDLDLFKAVNDTYGHEKGNILLRAVSDILKANARRMDTVARYGGEEFAMLMPDSKGAEREVAERIRKKIEGTEFTGIADTPVRITISGGVCTYPRDAQSVSELLDRADKGLYMAKTGGRNKTCYYEPAGASQGRAGST